The Balneolaceae bacterium genomic sequence AGCTCACCGGGGTCGGCCGTGATCAGGTGCTCCCTGCCCAGCCGCTCCAGGGCATTGGAAACCGAGGCGAGGTTGCCGGCGTCGTAGTTGATGATGGCGATCATAGCAGGTCCTTGGTACTGGGCAGGATGTTCAGGTTGCGCTCACTCCGGCTGACGGCCGCCCGGAGGCAGCGCGCGAAGGCCTTGAAGCAGGCCTCGATCTTGTGGTGGTCGTTTTCGCCCTCCACCTCCAGGTGCAAGGTGGCATTCAGGTGCATGGCCAGGGAGTGGAAAAAGTGCCGGGTCATCTCGGTGGGGAAGTCGCCCACCATCTCACGGCGGAAGCTGCCGCTGAATTCCAGCCAGGAGCGCCCGGAGAGATCCAGCGCGCAGGTGGCCCGGCTCTCGTCCATGGGCAGCACGAAGGCGTAGCGTTGCACGCCCGTCCTGTCGCCGAGGGCCAGGTCGATGGCTTCGCCCAGGGTAATGGCTACATCTTCGATGGTGTGGTGTCCGTCCACCTGCAGGTCGCCCTCACAGAAGAGCTGCAGGTCTATCAGCCCGTGCCGTGCGATCTGCTCGAGCATGTGGTCCAGGAAACCGAGTCCGGTGTCTATCTGCGCCCCGCCGCCGCCGTCCAGGTTCAGGCGCACCCGCACGCGGGTTTCCGAGGTTTGACGTTCATGCTCGGCCCGGCGTTCAGGAAAGAGGATGCCCTCGCAGAGGTCGGTCCACCCGCCGGCCTCCAGGGCCACGCCGTCGGTGCGCAGCAGCTGCAGCCGGTCGCCTTCTGGAGCCACACGCAGGCCGGCGCGGTCGGCGTCGTGGTCCGGGGCGATGCCCTCGTTTTCGAGGAGGGCGCGCTGCGGACCGCTCAGTTCTTCCGTCTCGAAGAGCAGGCGGTGTCCCGCCTGCTGCAGGCGCTTGAGGGCGTAGAGAGCGCCGCCCCGGAGCATCTCCTCGTCGGGGCCTTTCAGGGCTTCGGTGGTGATCTGGATGTTCATGGGGAGAGTTTCTTGAGGGCTTCGATAAGACGGTCGTTGTCGGCGGGACGTCCCACGGTGATGCGCAGGCACTCCTCGCAGAGGGGTTCGTCTCCGCGGTAGCGTACAATCACGCCTGCTTCGGCCAAATCCCGGTAGATGCGCCGGGCGTCGTCAACCCGCACCAGCAGGAAGTTGGCCTGGCTCTCAAACACGGTGCGCACCTGTTTCAGTTCCGAGAGCCGGCCGGCCAGTTTCCGGCGCTCCCCACGGATGGAGTCGGCGTTGGCGCGCACCGTATCCAGGTGGTCCAGGGCGTCGGCGGCGGCGGCCGCGGAGAGACTGCTCACGTTGTAGGGCGGCTTGACCTTCATCAGGTAGTCGATCAAGGGGCGGGTCCGAAAGCCATGCCCACGCGGGCACCGGCCAGGCCGAAGGATTTCGACAAGGTTTGCAGCACCACCAGGTTGGGATAATCGCGTACCCGGGGCGCCAGGCTGGGGGAGCTGCTGAAATCGATGTAGGCCTCGTCCACCACCACGATGCCAGGGAACCAGCCGAGGATCTCCTCCAGCCGGTCCGGTTGAACCAGGTTGCCAGTGGGGTTGTTGGGCGAACAGAGAAAGAGCAGGCGGGTTTCCGGTCGGCAGGCTTTGCGCAGGGCCTCCGGACGAGGTTGGAAATTTCGGTCGGTCACGGCCTCGTCCACCGCTGCATCGTGGATGCGCGCGCTCACCCGGTACATGCCGTAGGTGGGCGGGGCGATGAGGATGCGTCCCTTTCCAGGCTCGCAGAAGATGCGCAGCAGCAGGTCGATGGCCTCGTCGCTGCCTACCCCCAGGAAGACGTTATCCGCCTCTACCCCGCGCCAGTCGGCGATGCGGCGGCGCAGATACGGATGGCGCGGCGGGGGATAGCGGTGCAGGCCCGCCAGGGAGGGGGCCGGCGGCCCCCAGGCGTTTTCGTTGGCGTCTAGCAGCAGCCCCTCTCCGAAGTCGTCGCGTGCGCTGCGGTAGGGCTTCAGCTCCCGGATGTTGGGGCGGACCAGGGCGTCAAGGTCAAAGGCCTTGTTCATAGCGGCAGGTCATGATTTCATGTTTGGTTTATGGCGCGGTCAGTCTTCGTTACCGTGGCCGGATTCATCCCCGCGGGACTCCAGGCGGATGGTGACGGCGCGCCGGTGTCCCTCCAGTCCCTCGATCTGCGCAAGGCGCTCCACGGCGGGCGCCAGGTTGCGCAGCCCTTCACGGCTGAGGCTCTGCATGGTGATCTGTTTGAGAAAAGAGTCCACCGACACCCCGGAGTACATGCGCGCATAGCCATAGGTGGGCAGGGTGTGGTTGGTCCCGCTGGCGTAGTCGCCGGCGCTCTCGGGGGTCCATCTGCCGAGAAATACGGAACCGGCGTGCCGGATGCGGCCGGCCTGCTCCTCAGCATGCTTGCACTGGACCACCAAATGCTCCGGGGCGTAGCGGTTGGAGAAGTCGAAGGCCTCCTCCAGGCTCTCCGCCTCCACGCTGAAGCTGTGTTCCAGCGCCTGCCGTGCGATCTCCGCGCGCGGCAGGTCGGCCAGCTGCGCCTCCAGGGCGTCCAGGCAGGCCTGGCGGTCGAAACCGGGAAGGTAGACCAACACCACCTGGCTGTCGGGTCCATGTTCGGCCTGCGAAAGCAGGTCGGCTGCCACAAAGCGGGGATCGGCTCCCGCGTCGGCGATCACCAGCACTTCGGAGGGGCCGGCCGGCATGTCGATGGCCACCTGCGCACGGCTATTCTGCAGCAGCATCTTGGCGGCGGTCACGTACTGGTTGCCGGGCCCCAGGATCTTGTCCGCCTTGGGCAGGCCTTCCATGCCCCAGGCCATGGCGGCCACGGCCTGCGCGCCCCCGGCCAGCAGCAGGTGGGATGCGCCCACCTTGCGTGCGATATAGCGGATTTCGGGACCCACGCCGCCCTCTGCGTTGGGAGGGGTAGCTACGACGATGTTCCGGCAGCCAGCCAGCGCGGCGGGGATGCCCAGCATGAGCAGGGTGGAGGGGAGGATAGCGGTGCCCCCCGGCACGTAGAGGCCCACGGTGTCCAGGGGACGCGACACGCGCCGGCAGCGCACGCCGGGCATGGTTTCCACTTCGGTCTGGCGGGGGAGCTGGGCCTTGTGGAAGCGGTAGATGTTGCGAAAGGCCGTGTCAATGGCCTCCCGGGTCGGTTCCGGCAGCCCGGCTTCCGGTTCCTCGGCAGGATGCAGGATCAGCGGATCGGGATCGGTGCCGTCGAAGCGGCGGGTGTAGCGGCGCACGGCCTCCTCCCCCTCGCGCCTTACCTCTTCCAGGATGGGCCGGACCTGCTCGAAGATCTCCTCCAGCTCGAGCACGGGTCGGCGGCACAGCTCCTGCAGCTCCTCTTCGGTTCGTTCGCGGATGCGGTAGTCTTTCATGGGGGCCTCCTAGAGAATCATGCTTTCGATGGGCAGCATGACGATGCCGGTGGCCCCGGCCTCCTTCAGCCGCTCCATCACCTCCCAGAACCGCTCGATGGGAATGACGGTGTGGATGGCCACCATATTGTTATCGGCCAGGGGCATGACCGTAGGACTCTTCAGGGAGGGAATGATCTCGCGGATTTCCGCCACGGACTCCTGCGGCGCGTTCATCATGATGTAGCGGCTGCGACCGGCCTGCTGAAAGCCCTCGATGCGCTGCAGAAATTTTTCAATGAGTTTTTTCTTGCCCGGCGAGAGTTCCTTGTTGGTACGGATAAGCTGGGTCTCCGACTCGAAGACGGTTTCGATCTCGGCCAGGCCGTTGGCCTTGAGGGTGTTGCCGGTGGATACCAGGTCACAGATGGCGTCGGCGACCTTGAGCCGGGGAGCGATTTCCACTGCCCCCGATATGGTAACGATCCTGGCCTCCACGCCGCGCTCCTGCAGGAAACGGCGCGTCAGGTTGGGATAGCTGGTGGCGATGGTGCGTCCCTCGAAATCCTCAACGGTCTGAATTTCCCCGTTTTTACGGGCGGCCAGGGAGAGCCGGCAGACCCCGTAATCGAGTCCACGTATGACCGTCACGTCGACGCCGGTTTCAGCGGTGACGTTGGCGCCCACAAAGCCGAGGTCGCACACCCCGTCCTGGACGTATTCGGGGATGTCGTCGTCGCGGATGAGCAGCAGTTCCACGTCAAAGTTGCGGCAGGTGAGCATGAGGCTGCGCTTGTAGTTGTCGAAGCGAAGGCCGATGCCTTCCAGCAGGGCTATGGTTTTGTCGGTCAGCCGCCCGTCCTTTTGCAGGGCGATGCGGAGTGAGGTTTTGGAATTGGCAGAACGATTCATGGATATAGGTTGATACTGGGATTACAGGTAAAAAGAGTGGTGTTCGTACGTCCGGGGAGCGCGGCAGGAATTTACCGCAGATGGGTAAGCATAAGGTGACGGGCGTCACCGTGGTGTCGATGAAGATGGGGAATATGGAAGGTGCGTTGCTGCATCGGCACCCAATATAGCTATTTTAAGAGCAAGCTTCCAGAGCAGCTTCAGCCGGCTGTTGAAGACCCGGGCCTGTTCGGATCGGGACGCGCTGCGGGGGGCGTTCTCTCCGCCCAAAGAAGAAAGCCCCGACCCTATCACGGGTCGAGGCTTTTGGTAGGGATCTTCTGGGTATAGAAGATGTCAGGGTATGGTATCATGGAATCTGCTCATGCGTTCCTGTTATCTACTTCAACCGGCGTCCACCCCCGATGTTCCGCGCCAACATCCCCCCGGAGGGCCCCTGAGGACGCCAGGCGGGGTCTCCGGGCGCAAGACCCGTGCGCAGGCGGGCGTCCTGTGCGAATGGCGATTGAACAAGTGGACCTAAAGGTGTATTCTACATCCCCGAAACGGATCCGTAGAATGCACAGACCAATGAAAGCACACGAAGTATGATTACCACGGCCCAGTTTACCTACATTCCCCTCCGAGAGACCGAACCGAGGGAGAGCATCGATTACCTGCTGGAGCTGGTTGCCCAGCACGACGTGGACGTGGACGTGAACTACCTTTCCACCAGTGTACGCGGTGATACCGAAGTGGTTTTTGAACTCATCCGGGAGATCTACGACACCATGACCCTGGAGGGCCAGGACTTCCGCTTTCACGTCGAGCTGCTCAGTCCCGTCCCGCAGGAAGACCAGGCCTAGTTCCGGTGACGGCTTGCCTGCCGGTCCATTACCGTCAGGGGAGGGAGGCTTTTTCGAGTGCCGGCGGGTATGGAATGCCCTCCGTATTTTGTATCTTTAGCGTTCTTTTTGGCCCCAAACCCCGGCGTTGGAACGACGCACCTGCATGACCCAGATCCGCAACTTTTGCATTATCGCGCACATCGATCACGGCAAGTCCACCCTTGCCGACCGGCTGCTTGAACGTACCGGTGCCATCACCGAAAGGGAGATGCAGGAGCAGATTCTGGACGACATGGACCTGGAGCGCGAACGGGGCATTACCATCAAGAGCCACGCCATCAAGATGGACTACAAGCGTCCGTCGGGCGAGAACGTCATTTTCAACCTCATCGACACCCCGGGCCACGTGGACTTCTCCTATGAGGTCTCCCGTGCGCTAAAGGCCTGCGAGGGCGCCCTTCTGGTGGTGGATGCCGGCCAGGGCGTGGAGGCGCAGACCATCTCCACCCTCTACCAGGCCATCGACCAGGACCTGGAGATCGTGCCGGTACTCAACAAGATCGATCTTCCGGGCGCCGACGTCGAGGGTGTGGGGCAGCAGATCGTCGACCTGATCGGCTGCGACCACGAGGATATCCTGAAGGTGTCCGGCAAGACGGGAGAGGGGGTGGACGCGTTGCTGGAAGCCATTGTAGAACGCATCCCCTCACCGGGACGCGAAGCCGGCAAGCCGCTGCGGGCGCTGATCTTCGATTCCGTCTTCAATACCTACCGCGGCTCCATCGTCTATGTGCGTGTCATGGAGGGCACCCTCAACCAGGGCGACGGCATACGCTTCATGGCTACCCATAAGGAGTACGATGCCGAGGAGATCGGCTACCTGAAACTCAAGAAGGAGAAGACCAACTCCCTGCAGGCAGGGGAGGTGGGCTACGTCATCGGCAGTGTGAAGTCCCTGGACGATGCCCGCGTGGGCGACACCGTCACCACCACTGCCAACCCGGCCTCCGAGGCCATACCGGGATACCAGGAGCCCAAACCCATGGTCTTCAGCGGCATCTATCCCACGCAGTCTGACGATTTCGAAGACTTGCGCTCGGCCCTGGAAAAGCTGCAGCTCAACGACGCCTCCCTTACCTACCAGCCAGAAACCTCCCAGGCGCTTGGTTTTGGCTTCCGTGCCGGCTTCCTGGGTCTGCTGCACATGGAGATCGTGCAGGAGCGCCTGGACCGCGAATTCGACATCGACATCATCACCACCGTGCCCAACGTGGAGTACGAGGTGCACTACCGCGACCATGGGGAGATGGCCACGAAGGTAGTTGACAATCCCAGCACCATGCCCAATCCCGGCATGGTGGAGGATGTCTACGAGCCCTTTATCAAGGCCACCATCCTGACGCCCTCTGACTATATCGGTCCCGTGATGAAGCTCTGCGAGGAGCGGCGCGGGGTTTATGTGAACCAGCTCCACATGCAGGGTCAACGCGTGGAAATTACCTACGAACTTCCGTTGGCGGAGGTGGTATTCGACTTTTACGATCGCCTCAAGAGCGGAACGCGGGGTTATGCCTCCCTCGACTACGAATTTCTTGAATACCGAAAAGGGAACCTCGTTCGTTTGGATATCTTGCTGAACGGCGATCCCGTGGACGCCCTCTCCAGCATCACGCACCGCGACAGTGCCTACGAGCTGGGACGGAAGCTGACCAAAAAGCTCAAGGAGCTTATTCCGCAGCAGCAGTACGAGGTGGCGGTGCAGGCGGCCATCGGCTCCAACGTCATCGCCCGGGAGACCATCCGTGCCATGCGCAAGGATGTGACGGCCAAGTGCTACGGCGGGGATGTCAGCCGCAAGCGCAAGCTGCTTGAGAAACAGAAGGAGGGTAAGAAACGCATGAAGCAGGTGGGGACCATTGAGGTGCCCCAGGAAGCGTTCCTGGCCGTGCTTTCGATGGACGATGACTGACAAAAAATTTACGGTTTTCCGCATTTATTGGTACCATAAGCCAAATTCCTGAAATACGAACCATGCTGAACCTACGCCGCATACTGTGCATTCTGGTCTTGCTGCTGGTCGTTGCCGGCAGCCAGCAGGCCCTGGCGCAGTTCGAAGCTCCCGAATTCCAGAAAATCGAGACCGTAGATGCAGAGGAGTTCGACCGCCGTTTTGCCGACATAAGCTGGACGGGACAGGGGATGTACCAGCAGACCGAAATTGACGGAATGCCCACCGCCGAGCTCCGCGCGCGCCTCCAGGCGCGTTTCGGGGAGCCCACTTTTACCATCGGTGATCTTATCGACAAGCCCAATTTCCGCCTGGGCATGGCCGTGCAGTTCGAGTACCGTTTTGTTATCAACAACTCCATCCCTCTGATCATACTGGATGTGTTCGGTCCGTTCGGCCGGGGACTTTCCTATACGGCGGCCAGCCGCTATATCGACATGATGCCGCAAATCAAACGCACCCTGTCGCAGATGCTCCTTGAGGTGGATACGCCCGGCAACTACACCGACTACTACTACTCGGCCGACCAGGGCCAGTGGTTCGAGGTGCAGTTCCGGGACGGGGAGGCGACCACCCGCGAAATTGACGCGCCCGAAGGCATGAATGTCAACGGCTGAGGAGGCTGCGGTCCGGTTGAGCCGGTACCGCCCAACGACTAACTGGAACAATAAAAAGACGCATTTTGGCAGACGAGCAATCCGCCGGGGACCGCAAGGCCCGAGGCAATACCAGTAAAAAGGAACAGTCGGACAAGGCGAAAAGCTGGTTTCGCGAGTGGGTGGACGCCTTTCTTTTCGCGGCCATCGCGGCCATCATTATCCGCACCTTCTTTTTCGAGGCCTACCGCATTCCCACTCCCTCCATGGAGGAAACCCTGCTGACGGGCGACTTCCTGGTGGTTTCCAAGATCAGCTATGGGGCTCGTACCCCCATGGTGGTAGGCATCCCCTTCACCAATGTCTACCTGCCCGGCGTGATGCTGCCTTGGACCCGCCTGCCCGGGCTAACGGAGATCCAGCGCAACGACATCGTGGTCTTTAACTATCCCATCGACCTGGCGCCCATCGCGGCCAAGACCAACTACATCAAGCGGGCGGTGGGCATGCCCCGCGATACGCTTTCCATTGACGACAACGAGCTGTTTGTGAACGGCGCATCCGCCGAAGACTACCCGGGTGTGCAGAAGATGCGCCTGGTGGAAGTGCGCGAGGGCGTACGGCTGAGTCCTGCCCGCGTGCAGGCCACCGGTGCCTCCCTGGCCGGGATGGCCGGTCCCAACACCTACCGGCTCAACGCCAACGATCAGGCGGCTGAGGAGATCGCGCAGTGGGAGGATGTGACCCAGGTGCGGCACTGGCTGCTGCCAGATTCCCTGGACGAGTACCGCCAGCGTCCCTTCAGCTTTTCCAGCGGCTTCCTGAATCACCACCACATGCCGACCGTTGTGGTGCCCTTTGAGGGGCAGCAGATCACCCTTACGCCCGGTAACTACCACATCTACGAGAACATCCTGACCCGCTACGAGGGGAATAACGTGACCCGCGAGGGCGATAGCTTCGTTATTAACGGGGAACGCACCAACACCTACACCATCGGCCAGGACTACTATTTCATGATGGGCGACAACCGTGATGACAGCGAAGACAGCCGCTTCTGGGGATTCGTGCCGCGCGACCACGTGGTGGGCAAAGCGGGCATGATTTACTTCTCCTGGGACGCCGAACGATGGATGCCGCGCTTCAACCGCCTGATGAACATGGTCCACCGCTAGCGGCCTGAAGCGGTCGGCCGCGCGCCTTCAGTTTTTGCGGATGCTCTTACCCTTCGTCTTTCCTTCCTGGATGGCCAGCTGTCCGCAGCCCGCATCGATGTCGTCCCCCCGGCTGCGCCGCACCGTTGCGGTGACGTCGTGTTTTACCAGTTCCTGCATGAAGGCGTCGAGGCGTTCCTCCCTTGCCCGTTTAAGGGCTACGCCCGCCACCTTGTTGTACATGATGATATTCACCTTGCTGGGAATCCAGCGGACGATCTGCGCCAGCTCGCGGGCGTCTTCCGGGCTGTCGTTGAACTCGTCGAAGAGCAGGTATTCGTAGGTGATGGGCCGGTGCAGCATGGCGTAGTAGTGCTCCAGGGACTCACGGAGCTGACCCAGGTCCATCGACTGGTTGATGGGCATGATCTCATTGCGTTTCTCGTCGTTGGCCGCATGCAGGGAGATTGCCAGGTTGAAGGGCTGACGCTCGTCGGCTAGCTTTTTGATCTGCTTTGGCAGGCCCACGGTGGAGACCGTAATGCGTTTGGGCGAGAGCTCCAGGCCGTGATCGGAGGTGATGATGGAGGCCGATTGCGTAACGGCGCGGTAATTGTGCAGGGGCTCGCCCATGCCCATGTAGACGATATTGGTGATTTTCTTGTCGTATTTGTCCAGGCACCAGTCGTTGATGTACTGCACCTGGTCGACGATCTCCCCGTGGGAAAGGCTGCGGTAGAGTCCCATCTTGCCGGTGGCGCAAAAGGAGCAGCCGAATACGCATCCCACCTGTGAGGAGACGCAGACGGTCAGCCGGTTGGGCGCCCCGTCGGGGTAGAAGTCCGGGATCATGACCGCCTCCACCTTGTGGTCCTCCCCGTCGTCGAGCCGGAACATGAACTTTACGGTGCCGTCGGCCGACTCGCGGCGGTCCACCTCTTCGATGCGGCGCAGTTCAGCCTCTTCGGATAGGCGAACACGCAGTTCCTTGGAGAGATTGGTCATCTCATCGAAGGAACCGGCGCCCTTCTCATAGAGCCAGCGGAAGATCTGTGCCGAGCGGTAGGACTGCAGGTCCAATCCGGCGCAGAACTCCTCGAGCTCTTCGGGGGAAAGGGATTTGATGTCAACTTTTCTCGGGGTGCCGGTCGCTGCGTCTGCCATAACAGTCAAGATACAAAATAGCCTGCGGAAGGTATAGGCCGGAGGGGGAGGGCGGATCCTGCGAAGGGCCACTTCGCAGGCAATCTGTTTACTCCCCGGCGTCTGGGTGGTAGGCGCGGGCGGCGGCCAGCAGGACGTCTGAATCGATACGGTTCCGGTAGTCGGGATGCACGTACTGGAAGGTGACGGTCCCGTCAGGGTTGACCAGGAATACCGCGGGCACCGGAAGCTGGTGATGGTCATAACCGGAGCGTTCTTCCAGATCCATGCCGTTTTCCCTGTAGCGCTGAACCGTTTCCAGATCCACCCGGAAGGCCAGTCCGAAATCACGGGCAGTCTGCATGGAGGCGTCCGATAGCAGGGTGTACTCCGGCGCACGGTCCAGCCTGAGCTCCTGCAGCATCTCCGGGCGGTCAGCGCTGATGGCTAGAATCTGGTATCCTATGTCCGTCAGCTGCGACTCGATGCGCTGCAGTTCGGCCAGGTGGCGGTTGCAGTAGGGACACCATCCCCCGCGGTAAAAGATCAGCACCGTCGGGGCCTGGCTGATCAGTCCGCGCAGCGCGACGCTGTCGCCCTCCACCGTCTGCAGGGTGGATGCGGGAATGGCGGTGCCCGTCAGCAGGGGTTTCACCTCTGAGGCCTCCGTGGGGACGTCGCGGTCCGCATCGCCGGAGCCGCCGCTTTGACAGGCGGCCAGGAAGGCGGCCAGTGCCAGGAGGGTGAGTGCGGTGCGAAGCACCGGTGCTCGGGGTATCATGCGTTGAGCGTGGTTTCGAGTTTGACGGTGACCCCGGTAAGGGCGCGGGAAACGGGACAGTTTTTGCTGGCGCCTTCCGCAATCTCCCGAAAGGTGTTCTCGTCGATGTCCGGCACCTGCGCGTCCACTTTCAGTAGTATGGTGGAGATGGAAGGGCCGTCGCCGGAAAGGTCGAGGGTGACGTCGGCGACGGTGTGCACCGATTCGGGCTGGTGACCCGCCTGCGCGAGCTCGTTGGAGAGGGCCATGGAGAAACACCCGGCGTGCGCCGCGCCGATGAGCTCCTCGGGATTGGTTCCGTCGCCCTCCTCGAAACGGGAGGCGAAGGAGTAGGCTCCCTCATAGGCGCCGCTCCCAAAAGTCATGGTTCCTTTTCCACTTTTCAGATCGCCGTTCCAGGTTGCTTGGGCGGTGCGTTTTGGCATGATGGGTATCTCGTTTTTGGTTGGAATTGGACGTGACGGAGAAAGGGATAACACAGGACAGCCAACGGGCATTCCCCTTGCAGATACGCCCAAAAAACCCAGATGCAATTATTTGTAAATACCGGCAAGCGGCAGGAATGGAGGTCCGGCTGCACCCGTTACATCATCTGTCCGATCGGCAACTCTGGGACGCGCATGGCAGCCAGCTGCGGCATAAACTTCTTACCACTTTTTAAATCATTTTTCAGGTTTAAGTCTGATCTTTGCCTCGCACCCGGGAGGCCGTCAGCATCCCGGAAAACACACTTTTGCACCCAGAAAACAGAACTTGGTTTTGATGCGATTTCCCACCCTGCTCACCTGCATATTTCTCCTGACCGCACCTGCTGTCGCGCAGCAGACAGCCGAGGAAGAGGAGGCCGGCTATGATTCGGCCACCTTCAGTCTCTTCCTGGACTGCCAGGGATGGTGCTCGGAGAACTATATCCGCGAGGGGATTACCTTCGTTAACTTCGTACGCAACAAGGATGTGGCCGACATGCATCTGCTGATCACCCAGGAGGGCACCGGGAACGGGGGGCAGGAATACACCATGAAGTTCCTTGGCAGCAACCAGTTTGAGGGCAAGAATGACACCCTCACTTTTTATTCCCCCGCCACCGATTCGCAGGACGAGTGGCGGCGCAGGATGGTGCGCTACGTCAAAATCGGCCTGCTTCCCTACCTGCGGGACTATGGCGTGCTGGACGAAATGGAAGTTACTTACACGGGGGAGGGCACGGAAACGGATGCACAGTCCGGCTCCCGGCAGGAAGACCCCTGGAACAACTGGGTATTTGAGCTTAACGGCGACACCCGCCTGAACGGGGAGGAGGCGCAGAGCCGCTGGTCGTTCAGCGGTAGTGCCGAGGCCAGCCGTGTTACCGAGAACTGGAAAACGCGTATCAGTTACGACCAGGACTACACCCGCCGGAGTTTCACACGTGATGGGGAGACCGAAACCTTCGTTACCGAGAACTATCGCGGTGACTTTTTTATCATCAAGAGTCTGGGTCCCCACTGGTCGGCAGGCGTTTCCGGAGATGCCTATTCATCCACCAGGCAGAACGTGGACTTCAGCGCCTCCGGCGGGGCGGCCGTGGAATACAGCCTCTATCCCTACTCCGAATACTCCGAGCGTGAGATTACGCTGCAGTATCGCCTGAGCGGCGGCTACTACGACTACACGGAAATGACGCTCTTCAATGAGACCTCTGAGTACCTGACCCAGCAGCGCCTGGAGGCACGCATGAACTTTACCCAGGCCTGGGGACAGATCGAGGGGCGCCTGAATGCCTCCACCTACCTGCACGACCTGAACAAGAACCGCCTGGATGTGAATCTTGAATTCGATTTCCGCGTCTTCCGGGGACTCTCCTTTAATGTATCGGGACGCTACGCCTGGATCAACGACCAGCTGGGCGTACCTGCCGGCGATATTTCCGAGGATGAACAGCTCCTGGATCTTCGCCAGCAGCTTACCTCCTACTCCTACGGGCTGTCTTTCGGCATCGAGTGGACCTTCGGCTCCATCTACAACAACGTGGTGAATCCCAGATTTTAAGTCTCATAAAGTCATAAAGTCGAAAAGTCCGAAGGTCCACCGACTCCCCGACTTTATGACTTTTCGACTTCTAGACTTTCAGACTTGTAGGCTTTTAACAATGTTTGTTGCTTCGCTGACCATGTTGCGCGCCTCTTCCAGGCTGGAAGCCTCGGCGTAGATGCGCAGCACCGGCTCGGTGCCTGAGGGACGCACCAGCAGCCAGGAGCGGTCTTCCATGATGTGCTTTATGCCGTCGGTAAACTGCCATTCGCCCACCTTTTTGCCTGCCAGTTCGGTCAGTTTCTTCTCCTCGCAGTGGCGTATCATGGCTTTTTTTCGCTCGTCGGAGGTGTGCAGGTCGTTGCGGTCAAAGTGATGGGGCCCGAACTCCTCGAAAAGCTCTTCCACCAGCCGGCTCAGATTCTTGCCGGAGCGCACCATCATCTCCACAATGGTAAGTCCGATGAAGAGGCCGTCGCGTTCGGGGATGTGGCCCTTGACGGCCAGGCCGCCCGACTCCTCCCCGCCCACCAGCACGTTCCCCTCCACCATTTTTTCGGCGATGTACTTGAAACCGATGGGCGTGACGTCAAGAGGAAGGCCGTAGCGCTCGGCCTGCTTGTCGAGCATGTCGGTGGTGGAGAAGGTTTTCACGATGGATCCGTCCATGCCTTTCTCGGTATGCAGGTACTTGACCAGCAGTGAGAGGAGTTTGTGGGAGCTGACAAAGTTTCCCTTTTCGTCGAACATGCCGATGCGGTCGGCGTCGCCGTCGTTGGCCAGTCCTGTGTCGCAGCCGCGCTCCGGGATGAGGCGGGCGAGCTCCGTTAGATTTTTCTCGATGGGTTCAGGCGGGGTGCCCCCAAAGGAGGGATTGAAACTTCCATGTATCTCCTCCACCTGGTCTTTACCCAGAA encodes the following:
- a CDS encoding YkoF family thiamine/hydroxymethylpyrimidine-binding protein — its product is MITTAQFTYIPLRETEPRESIDYLLELVAQHDVDVDVNYLSTSVRGDTEVVFELIREIYDTMTLEGQDFRFHVELLSPVPQEDQA
- the hisD gene encoding histidinol dehydrogenase; translation: MKDYRIRERTEEELQELCRRPVLELEEIFEQVRPILEEVRREGEEAVRRYTRRFDGTDPDPLILHPAEEPEAGLPEPTREAIDTAFRNIYRFHKAQLPRQTEVETMPGVRCRRVSRPLDTVGLYVPGGTAILPSTLLMLGIPAALAGCRNIVVATPPNAEGGVGPEIRYIARKVGASHLLLAGGAQAVAAMAWGMEGLPKADKILGPGNQYVTAAKMLLQNSRAQVAIDMPAGPSEVLVIADAGADPRFVAADLLSQAEHGPDSQVVLVYLPGFDRQACLDALEAQLADLPRAEIARQALEHSFSVEAESLEEAFDFSNRYAPEHLVVQCKHAEEQAGRIRHAGSVFLGRWTPESAGDYASGTNHTLPTYGYARMYSGVSVDSFLKQITMQSLSREGLRNLAPAVERLAQIEGLEGHRRAVTIRLESRGDESGHGNED
- the hisB gene encoding imidazoleglycerol-phosphate dehydratase HisB translates to MNIQITTEALKGPDEEMLRGGALYALKRLQQAGHRLLFETEELSGPQRALLENEGIAPDHDADRAGLRVAPEGDRLQLLRTDGVALEAGGWTDLCEGILFPERRAEHERQTSETRVRVRLNLDGGGGAQIDTGLGFLDHMLEQIARHGLIDLQLFCEGDLQVDGHHTIEDVAITLGEAIDLALGDRTGVQRYAFVLPMDESRATCALDLSGRSWLEFSGSFRREMVGDFPTEMTRHFFHSLAMHLNATLHLEVEGENDHHKIEACFKAFARCLRAAVSRSERNLNILPSTKDLL
- the hisG gene encoding ATP phosphoribosyltransferase, with the protein product MNRSANSKTSLRIALQKDGRLTDKTIALLEGIGLRFDNYKRSLMLTCRNFDVELLLIRDDDIPEYVQDGVCDLGFVGANVTAETGVDVTVIRGLDYGVCRLSLAARKNGEIQTVEDFEGRTIATSYPNLTRRFLQERGVEARIVTISGAVEIAPRLKVADAICDLVSTGNTLKANGLAEIETVFESETQLIRTNKELSPGKKKLIEKFLQRIEGFQQAGRSRYIMMNAPQESVAEIREIIPSLKSPTVMPLADNNMVAIHTVIPIERFWEVMERLKEAGATGIVMLPIESMIL
- the lepB gene encoding signal peptidase I, encoding MADEQSAGDRKARGNTSKKEQSDKAKSWFREWVDAFLFAAIAAIIIRTFFFEAYRIPTPSMEETLLTGDFLVVSKISYGARTPMVVGIPFTNVYLPGVMLPWTRLPGLTEIQRNDIVVFNYPIDLAPIAAKTNYIKRAVGMPRDTLSIDDNELFVNGASAEDYPGVQKMRLVEVREGVRLSPARVQATGASLAGMAGPNTYRLNANDQAAEEIAQWEDVTQVRHWLLPDSLDEYRQRPFSFSSGFLNHHHMPTVVVPFEGQQITLTPGNYHIYENILTRYEGNNVTREGDSFVINGERTNTYTIGQDYYFMMGDNRDDSEDSRFWGFVPRDHVVGKAGMIYFSWDAERWMPRFNRLMNMVHR
- the lepA gene encoding translation elongation factor 4, with translation MERRTCMTQIRNFCIIAHIDHGKSTLADRLLERTGAITEREMQEQILDDMDLERERGITIKSHAIKMDYKRPSGENVIFNLIDTPGHVDFSYEVSRALKACEGALLVVDAGQGVEAQTISTLYQAIDQDLEIVPVLNKIDLPGADVEGVGQQIVDLIGCDHEDILKVSGKTGEGVDALLEAIVERIPSPGREAGKPLRALIFDSVFNTYRGSIVYVRVMEGTLNQGDGIRFMATHKEYDAEEIGYLKLKKEKTNSLQAGEVGYVIGSVKSLDDARVGDTVTTTANPASEAIPGYQEPKPMVFSGIYPTQSDDFEDLRSALEKLQLNDASLTYQPETSQALGFGFRAGFLGLLHMEIVQERLDREFDIDIITTVPNVEYEVHYRDHGEMATKVVDNPSTMPNPGMVEDVYEPFIKATILTPSDYIGPVMKLCEERRGVYVNQLHMQGQRVEITYELPLAEVVFDFYDRLKSGTRGYASLDYEFLEYRKGNLVRLDILLNGDPVDALSSITHRDSAYELGRKLTKKLKELIPQQQYEVAVQAAIGSNVIARETIRAMRKDVTAKCYGGDVSRKRKLLEKQKEGKKRMKQVGTIEVPQEAFLAVLSMDDD